The following proteins are encoded in a genomic region of Zea mays cultivar B73 chromosome 9, Zm-B73-REFERENCE-NAM-5.0, whole genome shotgun sequence:
- the LOC103638885 gene encoding probable transcription factor KAN4: MRGFERKGVRQYNRSEVPRMRWTEELHRQFVEAVECLGGQDEATPKRILQLMGAKGVSISHIKSHLQMYRASISSSSSTHHQPSLQKSTSTAASNNKRVFFTREDCASQEGNAPASDKNIYTTTVRGCGQYSSPYQIPSLQQVFRCWEQKRGRVAWNSDVLTTEKGVIIRPSHTRKHETQQHTGCDLTLSIGLWEDASSSDDADGSSSISEELLPAPAAGGARRVAAVVKEEEESKPAALNLDLTISSSWLA, translated from the exons ATGAGAGGGTTTGAGAGAAAAGGGGTCCGGCAGTACAACCGGTCAGAGGTGCCGAGGATGCGGTGGACGGAGGAGCTGCACCGGCAGTTCGTCGAGGCCGTCGAGTGCCTCGGTGGCCAGGACG AAGCAACTCCGAAGCGAATTCTTCAGCTGATGGGCGCGAAGGGAGTTAGCATATCTCATATCAAGAGCCATCTTCAG ATGTACAGAGCCTCCAtctccagcagcagcagtacccatCATCAGCCCAGCCTCCAGAAGTCGACATCAACCGCAGCGAGCAACAACAAGCGCGTGTTCTTCACGCGTGAAGATTGTGCGTCACAGGAAGGCAACGCTCCAGCTTCAGACAAGAACATCTATACCACCACGGTCCGTGGTTGCGGCCAGTACTCATCACCGTACCAAAT ACCGTCGCTACAGCAAGTGTTCAGATGCTGGGAACAAAAGAGAGGGCGTGTTGCTTGGAACTCCGACGTGCTAACAACAGAGAAG GGGGTGATTATTAGGCCAAGTCACACTAGGAAGCACGAGACGCAGCAGCACACGGGATGCGACCTCACGCTGTCGATCGGGCTGTGGGAGGACgcgagcagcagcgacgacgccgACGGCTCGAGCTCCATCAGCGAGGAGCTGCTGCCTGCTCCGGCAGCGGGCGGCGCTCGCCGCGTCGCCGCCGTAgtgaaggaggaggaggagagcaAGCCGGCGGCTCTGAACCTGGACCTGACCATCTCGTCGTCCTGGCTGGCCTGA